The following are encoded together in the Zingiber officinale cultivar Zhangliang chromosome 8A, Zo_v1.1, whole genome shotgun sequence genome:
- the LOC122010036 gene encoding phytochrome A-associated F-box protein-like, with product MVSRFPSSTATATTASSSFFAFLSEDVVLDILAKLESDPRDWARLACVSSRFSSLVRAVCFRSHCSRYLPPDLLPSTAAGAVAWSSLHKLSVCCPGLHHAGVLLEHSDFGLERDIGPHLAPPGPSFSSSSCSSDPRNPPSQALSDVSCWSLFDDLYFDTVYDSSEAQDVACTPIEPSPGDNQPITVGSIAPNRRTKPWAGPTSSHLATGPWTLSRVQGNKLLASRYRNDCLYICDWPGCTHAGEKRKYMLFRGMFKNFKRSRVWKTINDLNKGKIRLACAFCACRETWDLHSAFCLRRVFGFHDDGEPVVRAYVCENGHVSGAWTETPLYD from the coding sequence ATGGTCTCGCGCTTTCCGTCCTCCACTGCCACGGCCAccaccgcctcctcctccttcttcgccTTCCTCTCCGAAGACGTCGTCCTTGACATCCTCGCCAAACTCGAATCCGATCCACGCGACTGGGCCCGCCTCGCCTGTGTCTCCTCCCGCTTCTCCTCTCTCGTCCGCGCCGTCTGCTTCCGCTCCCACTGCTCCCGCTATCTCCCTCCGGATCTCCTACCCTCAACCGCCGCCGGCGCTGTCGCCTGGTCGTCCCTCCATAAGCTCTCCGTCTGCTGCCCCGGCCTCCACCACGCCGGCGTCCTCCTCGAGCACTCCGATTTCGGACTCGAGCGCGACATCGGCCCTCATCTGGCTCCTCCCGGCCCCTCCTTTTCTTCGTCCTCCTGTTCGAGCGATCCGCGAAATCCCCCCTCACAGGCCCTCTCCGATGTTTCTTGCTGGTCCCTCTTCGATGACCTCTACTTCGACACCGTCTACGACAGCTCAGAAGCTCAAGATGTCGCCTGTACGCCGATCGAACCCTCCCCAGGCGATAACCAACCCATTACAGTCGGTTCGATTGCCCCCAATAGGAGGACGAAACCCTGGGCAGGGCCGACAAGCTCCCATTTGGCTACCGGGCCTTGGACTCTGAGCCGTGTGCAGGGCAACAAGCTTCTCGCCAGCCGTTACAGGAATGATTGCCTTTATATATGCGACTGGCCTGGATGCACTCACGCAGGAGAGAAGCGGAAGTACATGCTGTTTAGGGGGATGTTCAAAAACTTCAAGCGATCGAGGGTGTGGAAGACGATAAATGATTTGAACAAAGGTAAGATCCGGTTGGCTTGTGCTTTCTGTGCTTGCAGGGAGACGTGGGATCTCCACTctgcattttgcttgaggagggTCTTTGGATTTCATGACGATGGGGAGCCAGTTGTGAGGGCCTATGTTTGCGAGAATGGTCATGTTTCTGGAGCATGGACCGAGACACCATTGTATGATTAA
- the LOC122010038 gene encoding uncharacterized protein LOC122010038 produces the protein MPLRPLDNALPSAEQPKKVAKVAASPSLSAKKAAAALAAASRVNDENTPNPPPPEQSVEYVPSEDLAALMDPGSKIVVLLDELSSKDWIRGCEALNDLRRMALHHSSLLLPILGNATTIIVKAMKSPRSALCKTSIMASADIFQSFGALLLSSTEDNAFDQLLLQLLLKASQDKKFVCEEAEKALVKMAMCMPPLPLLKKLQSCVNHANLRVRAKAAISMSKCISKMDIEVMTEFGIATLLRVAAELLNDRLPEAREAARSIIITLHGEFSKNNNNLKDDKESSASESWQDFCFVNLPPIAAQSVAKIISL, from the exons ATGCCTCTGAGACCCCTCGACAACGCTCTTCCCTCTGCCGAGCAGCCCAAGAAGGTGGCCAAGGTCGCTGCCTCCCCTTCCCTCTCCGCCAAGAAGGCGGCAGCTGCCCTTGCCGCAGCCTCCCGCGTGAACGATGAGAATACACCGAATCCGCCGCCCCCAGAGCAGTCTGTGGAGTACGTCCCTTCCGAGGACCTTGCGGCCCTAATGGATCCAGGATCAAAGATTGTG GTGTTGCTGGACGAGTTGAGCTCGAAAGACTGGATCAGAGGGTGCGAAGCGTTGAATGATTTGCGCCGGATGGCTCTCCATCACTCTTCTCTTTTGCTCCCGATCTT GGGAAATGCAACTACAATAATAGTTAAGGCAATGAAAAGTCCAAGGAGTGCACTTTGTAAGACATCCATCATGGCCTCAGCTGACATCTTTCAGTCCTTTGGTGCACTGTTGCTCTCGTCAACTGAGGACAATGCTTTCGACCAGctg CTACTTCAACTTCTGTTAAAAGCATCCCAAGACAAGAAATTTGTGTGTGAGGAAGCCGAAAAGGCACTCGTGAAGATGGCGATGTGTATGCCTCCTCTACCTTTACTAAAGAAGCTTCAATCTTGTGTGAATCATGCAAACCTTAGAGTCAGGGCTAAAGCTGCTATTTCCATGTCTAAATGCATCTCCAAGATG GATATTGAAGTCATGACAGAGTTTGGAATTGCGACTCTTCTTCGAGTGGCAGCTGAATTGCTTAATGACAGACTGCCTGAGGCACGCGAAGCAGCTAGGAGCATAATTATCACCCTACATGGTGAATTTTCAAAGAACAACAACAATCTGAAGGATGACAAGGAGTCATCTGCATCTGAGTCATGGCAAGATTTTTGCTTTGTGAACTTGCCTCCTATTGCAGCACAATCAGTGGCGAAGATAATTTCGCTGTAG